A window of Opitutus sp. ER46 contains these coding sequences:
- a CDS encoding glycoside hydrolase family 28 protein codes for MLKPTFWWALAFAAGLFSSAVAQPKPTVFNPADFGAVGDGRTNNTAAFAKVMAACASAGGGTVWVTPGKYVTGSIELVDNVTLHLDAGAELLYSGNASDSPVVPSRWECTNVFTYAPLIYANGRHNIAITGRGTINGQGWNWWWRGGRRQPPAGITPIVDQAAAREAWRTAYARIEAGEKLTADDFKVAKEFLRPSLVGIYNCKNVLVEGVTLFKSPMWMLHPVYSDDIVVRGVRFVSADPEGQPTPEGEGGNGDGVDIDSCRNVRISDCFFTTSDDCIVIKSGRDNDGLRTNRPTEYITITNCVMYKGHGAVVIGSETSGGIRNITASNIVSVGTDVGVRIKSMRGRGGVMENFRFDNWVIEDAQKTALEITMRYGKSAEAPVSEKTPLFRNFSYSNMTIVNAKKVATIEGLTERSVQELRFSDINATGTAGFIGDHVDGIKLQNVAVTAAKGSAIAFDSAQGVMLDDVTPLAKDGKSPSVALSNTSDVFVRGSRAPQGTGTFLQVAGQSSAQIMLTANDLGAATTDVALVEGATAAAVTKK; via the coding sequence ATGCTCAAGCCGACATTCTGGTGGGCCCTCGCGTTCGCCGCGGGCCTGTTTTCCTCCGCTGTTGCCCAGCCCAAGCCGACCGTCTTCAACCCCGCCGACTTCGGCGCGGTGGGTGACGGCCGCACCAACAACACCGCGGCCTTCGCCAAGGTCATGGCCGCGTGCGCCAGCGCCGGCGGAGGCACGGTGTGGGTGACGCCCGGCAAGTACGTGACGGGGTCGATCGAGCTGGTGGACAACGTCACCCTGCACCTCGATGCCGGCGCCGAGCTGCTCTACAGCGGCAACGCCTCTGATTCTCCGGTCGTTCCCTCCCGCTGGGAGTGCACCAACGTCTTTACGTACGCGCCGCTGATCTACGCCAACGGCCGGCATAACATCGCCATCACCGGCCGCGGCACGATCAACGGCCAGGGCTGGAACTGGTGGTGGCGCGGAGGCCGGCGCCAGCCGCCCGCGGGCATCACGCCCATCGTCGATCAGGCCGCCGCCCGCGAGGCATGGCGCACCGCCTACGCGCGCATCGAGGCCGGCGAGAAACTCACCGCGGATGACTTCAAGGTCGCCAAGGAGTTTCTCCGTCCGTCGCTCGTCGGCATCTACAACTGCAAGAACGTCCTCGTGGAGGGCGTCACGCTCTTCAAGTCGCCCATGTGGATGCTCCACCCGGTCTACTCCGACGACATCGTCGTCCGCGGCGTCCGCTTCGTCTCCGCCGATCCCGAGGGCCAGCCCACGCCGGAAGGTGAAGGCGGCAACGGCGACGGCGTTGACATCGACTCCTGCCGCAACGTCCGCATCAGCGACTGCTTCTTCACCACCAGCGACGACTGCATCGTCATCAAGTCCGGCCGCGATAACGACGGCCTGCGCACCAACCGCCCGACCGAGTACATCACCATCACCAATTGCGTGATGTACAAGGGCCACGGTGCGGTCGTCATCGGCAGCGAGACCTCCGGCGGCATCCGCAACATCACCGCCAGCAACATCGTGTCGGTGGGCACCGACGTCGGCGTCCGTATCAAGAGCATGCGCGGGCGCGGCGGCGTCATGGAGAACTTCCGCTTCGACAACTGGGTCATCGAGGATGCGCAAAAGACGGCCCTCGAGATCACCATGCGCTACGGCAAGTCGGCCGAGGCGCCCGTCAGCGAGAAGACCCCGCTCTTCCGCAATTTCAGCTACAGCAACATGACGATCGTGAACGCGAAGAAGGTCGCGACCATCGAGGGGCTCACCGAGCGCTCCGTCCAGGAACTCCGGTTCAGCGACATCAACGCCACCGGCACCGCCGGCTTCATCGGCGACCACGTCGACGGCATCAAGCTCCAGAACGTGGCCGTCACCGCCGCCAAGGGCAGCGCCATCGCGTTCGACTCCGCCCAGGGAGTCATGCTCGACGACGTCACCCCGCTCGCGAAGGACGGCAAGTCGCCCTCCGTCGCGTTGAGCAACACGAGCGACGTTTTCGTCCGCGGCAGCCGCGCCCCGCAGGGCACGGGCACTTTCCTTCAGGTTGCGGGTCAGTCGTCCGCCCAAATCATGCTCACGGCCAACGACCTCGGCGCCGCGACCACGGACGTGGCCCTCGTCGAGGGCGCGACCGCCGCCGCCGTCACCAAAAAGTAA
- the kduI gene encoding 5-dehydro-4-deoxy-D-glucuronate isomerase, giving the protein MKLHYFPSPEATNTLSTDELRERFMINGLMQPGAVTAHYTDLDRMIVGAAVPTTSALPLPNAKETGTSYFLERREIGILNIGAPGTVRVGNTAYELANLDCLYIGLGEKNVTFETKAGGQAQFAFFSTPAHAKHPTALSRRADIRTDPIGDPAKANRRRINRLIHPDGIKSCQLVMGFTEFEPGSVWNTMPAHTHSRRTEIYLYFDMGDNVVFHFMGEPTKTRHLVIRDREVILSPAWSIHCGAGTGAYRFIWAMGGDNQVFSDMDAVPMTELK; this is encoded by the coding sequence ATGAAGCTCCATTACTTCCCTTCGCCCGAAGCGACGAACACCCTCTCCACCGACGAACTTCGCGAGCGGTTCATGATTAATGGGCTCATGCAGCCCGGCGCCGTCACCGCCCACTACACCGATCTCGATCGCATGATTGTCGGCGCCGCGGTTCCGACCACGTCCGCGCTGCCCCTGCCCAACGCCAAGGAAACCGGCACGAGCTACTTCCTGGAGCGCCGCGAAATCGGCATCCTCAACATCGGCGCCCCCGGCACCGTGCGCGTCGGCAACACCGCCTACGAACTCGCCAACCTCGACTGCCTGTACATCGGCCTCGGCGAGAAGAACGTCACCTTCGAGACGAAGGCTGGCGGCCAGGCGCAGTTTGCCTTCTTCAGCACCCCCGCCCACGCCAAGCACCCGACCGCCCTCTCGCGCCGCGCGGACATCCGCACCGACCCGATCGGCGACCCGGCCAAGGCCAACCGCCGTCGCATCAACCGCCTCATCCATCCGGACGGCATCAAGAGCTGCCAGCTCGTCATGGGCTTCACCGAGTTCGAGCCCGGCAGCGTCTGGAACACGATGCCCGCCCACACCCACAGCCGCCGCACCGAGATCTACCTGTATTTCGACATGGGCGACAACGTGGTCTTCCACTTCATGGGCGAGCCCACCAAGACCCGCCACCTCGTCATCCGCGACCGTGAGGTCATCCTCTCGCCCGCGTGGTCCATCCACTGCGGCGCCGGCACCGGCGCCTACCGCTTCATCTGGGCCATGGGCGGCGACAACCAGGTGTTCTCCGACATGGACGCCGTGCCCATGACTGAACTGAAGTAA
- a CDS encoding DUF4861 family protein — protein sequence MKLRHLALLPLLPLAALAADKFTVTVTHSLDIARPSEMIAVPWTEVNKAMPGALLQKITVRDASGRALPYQVTNVAPLAKDPKGEGLAYGELLFQHDFAAGEKSATFTVERSNDVTQPFPVKAFARYVPERLDDFAWENDRLGHRTYGPALAAPDPTKKKEVLVTSGLDIWCKRVEYPIVDRWYNKGHDHYHKDEGEGMDMYQVGTTRGCGGTGVWDGSKLFVGQNYTSWKVIANGPIRAVFELTYAPWDANGVKVSEVKRFIVDAGHNLDVIESTFTFEGAPELTVAVGLNKNSGDKGQAGQSEITTKQPEGWLAQWELQKSNGELGTAIIIPGAEMQGFADDNVNRLVLAKAKSGQPVRYLVGAGWTRAGHFTSRAAWEAYVAAEAARARSPIKVTVAAQ from the coding sequence ATGAAACTTCGTCACCTCGCCCTCCTGCCTCTCCTGCCGCTCGCGGCACTGGCCGCGGACAAGTTCACCGTCACGGTGACCCACTCTCTCGATATTGCCCGTCCCTCGGAAATGATCGCCGTGCCGTGGACCGAGGTGAACAAGGCGATGCCTGGCGCGCTCCTCCAGAAGATCACGGTGCGCGACGCCTCCGGCCGCGCCCTGCCCTACCAGGTCACCAACGTGGCGCCGCTCGCCAAGGATCCCAAGGGCGAGGGCCTCGCCTACGGCGAACTCCTTTTCCAGCACGACTTCGCCGCGGGCGAAAAATCCGCCACCTTCACCGTCGAGCGCAGCAACGACGTGACCCAACCATTTCCGGTCAAGGCCTTCGCCCGGTATGTGCCGGAACGACTCGATGACTTTGCGTGGGAAAACGACCGCCTCGGCCACCGCACCTACGGTCCTGCGCTCGCCGCCCCCGACCCAACCAAGAAGAAGGAGGTCCTCGTCACCAGCGGCCTCGACATCTGGTGCAAGCGCGTCGAGTACCCGATCGTCGACCGTTGGTATAACAAGGGCCACGACCATTACCACAAGGACGAGGGCGAAGGCATGGACATGTACCAGGTCGGCACCACCCGCGGTTGCGGCGGCACCGGCGTCTGGGACGGCTCCAAGCTGTTTGTCGGCCAGAACTACACCTCCTGGAAAGTCATCGCCAACGGCCCGATCCGGGCGGTGTTCGAGCTGACCTACGCCCCCTGGGACGCCAACGGCGTCAAGGTTTCCGAGGTCAAGCGCTTCATCGTGGATGCCGGCCACAACCTCGATGTCATCGAGAGCACGTTCACGTTCGAGGGCGCTCCCGAGCTCACCGTCGCCGTCGGCCTCAACAAGAACAGCGGCGACAAGGGCCAGGCTGGCCAGTCCGAGATCACCACGAAGCAGCCCGAGGGCTGGCTCGCCCAGTGGGAACTGCAAAAGAGCAACGGCGAACTCGGCACGGCCATCATCATTCCCGGCGCCGAGATGCAGGGCTTCGCCGACGACAACGTGAACCGGCTCGTGCTCGCCAAGGCCAAGTCCGGCCAGCCCGTGCGCTACCTCGTGGGCGCCGGCTGGACGCGCGCCGGCCACTTCACCTCGCGCGCCGCCTGGGAAGCCTACGTCGCCGCCGAGGCCGCCCGCGCCCGCTCGCCAATCAAGGTGACCGTCGCGGCGCAGTAA
- a CDS encoding dihydroorotate dehydrogenase-like protein: protein MNLTTKYLGLTLQNPLVIGASPYCDTAYVARQLQDAGAAAIVMRSLFEEQIIAEQRALVHHLESSADSSAEASSYFPAFSEYQLTPDHYLKQLEHLKKTLSIPVIGSLNGSRPGGWTEYAKRIADAGADALELNLYQLVTDPTQKAAQIEAGMVETVRSVTSTVKIPVAVKISSFHTSLANFVLELEGAGASGVVLFNRFYQPDFNLEDLEVLPQLKLSDNSELLLRLRWLAIVSPHVKGSLSASGGVHSPEDAVKAVLAGAHTVQIVSALLKHGPRFITTLLNGMEHWLTEHGYESVEQLCGAMNHRRCPDPSAFERANYIRILQSWRV, encoded by the coding sequence ATGAACCTCACCACCAAATATCTCGGACTGACGCTCCAAAACCCGCTGGTCATCGGCGCCTCGCCTTATTGCGACACCGCCTACGTCGCCCGCCAGCTGCAGGACGCGGGCGCGGCCGCCATTGTGATGCGGTCGCTGTTCGAAGAGCAGATCATCGCCGAGCAGCGGGCGCTGGTCCATCATCTGGAGTCCTCCGCCGACAGCAGTGCGGAAGCGAGTTCGTATTTTCCCGCGTTTTCCGAGTATCAGCTGACACCTGATCACTACCTGAAGCAGCTCGAGCACCTGAAGAAGACGCTGAGCATCCCGGTGATCGGTTCGCTGAACGGCAGCCGCCCCGGCGGCTGGACCGAGTACGCGAAGCGGATCGCCGATGCCGGCGCCGACGCCCTGGAGTTGAACCTCTACCAGCTGGTCACGGATCCGACGCAGAAGGCCGCGCAGATCGAGGCCGGGATGGTCGAGACGGTGCGGAGCGTCACCTCGACGGTGAAGATCCCCGTGGCCGTGAAGATCTCCTCGTTCCACACCTCGCTGGCCAACTTCGTGCTCGAGCTTGAAGGCGCGGGGGCGTCCGGCGTGGTGCTCTTCAATCGCTTCTACCAGCCGGACTTCAACCTTGAGGACCTCGAGGTGCTGCCGCAGCTCAAGCTGTCGGACAACTCGGAGCTGCTGCTCCGTCTGCGCTGGCTCGCGATCGTTTCGCCGCACGTCAAGGGCTCGCTCTCCGCGAGCGGCGGCGTGCACTCGCCGGAAGACGCGGTGAAGGCGGTGCTCGCCGGCGCGCACACGGTGCAGATCGTGTCGGCGCTGCTGAAGCACGGCCCGCGTTTCATCACGACCCTGCTCAACGGCATGGAGCACTGGCTGACCGAGCACGGGTACGAGAGTGTCGAGCAGCTCTGCGGCGCAATGAACCATCGCCGCTGCCCGGATCCCTCCGCCTTCGAACGCGCGAACTACATCCGCATCCTGCAGAGCTGGCGCGTGTGA
- a CDS encoding TonB-dependent receptor → MQTHTMLRRACFLLAAFVTLCGVASGQTSTGSIQGRVLDAATNRYLNNARVTVSGTNVSAFTNEYGEYRIHNLPPGEVSLDVFYSGLPPQNVKVQVPAGQVITQDVSLGRAADQPIVLEAMTVKSGRETNLAAIAVNEQRFAPNIKTVIESDAFGDVAEGNVGEFLKFLPGVTVDYVAADVRTVSVRGFGAQFSSVYVDGFRMASAASGSAIRAFEFEQVSINNAARIEVAKVPTPAMPADALGGSVNMISKNAFEREGAQFNYRAYVNFNSEDPKPFDKSPGPSKKPTYKVLPGADFDLTLPLSKNVGLVVTGLTSNQFNEQHRSQPQWNYAQGGGTYTPTGGGAVTLPTATATNPYLQQYQMQDGPKNSFRDSFSAKVDWRISPESTFWAGYQFNWYHSFFGNRNLTWEAGTNGAPTTAAGTPLAWGPGFTESASGRGSVRHGTSFRDKYGQANALLAKYRYNGRTWEFDAGAGYSTSKSWYRDTGDDHFSEVRTTLQGVSRVLFSDYREDRPNTIRAVTAAGADIDPYNLANYRLNTVRSNPLDARDEFTNAHANVARELNFLPFTAKLRGGIDVRRQDRDIQRYDTTWNFVGPDGVANSADDNAATFLDESYGPYSGWGFDNVQWPSPHALYDAFKNTSAWFVQTADQARNAERFRIQNSQRLRETISAAYLQAEAKLLNNRLTLVGGVRFEKTEDRGNGPLTPTPGLTLADVRANWRERGLHVDESYDGYYPSLHATYEITPDLLVRAAYAATLGRPDFGNILPLVRANLTSTQANDGVGDLDPGLIRYNNTELKPYEADNYDVSLEYYFRNGGLASVGLFRKDIDGFFETRQRAATLADFTALGLDPSLMEPGVNYVVASTFNSASMARITGVELNFRLPLTFIPRFGEYLTFFANATKLDLDGSAQADFRGFIEESANAGITYSRNPLTLRINANFRGRQINSPQGGGVYGTGAGFNEYYAARVNFDVNVEYRLSRKLALFGNVRNIFNEPQDLERYNSVSPGYARLYRREKFGAQITLGVKGTF, encoded by the coding sequence ATGCAAACCCACACCATGCTGCGCCGCGCGTGCTTCCTGCTCGCGGCCTTCGTCACGCTCTGCGGCGTGGCGTCAGGACAGACCTCCACGGGCTCCATCCAGGGCCGCGTGCTCGATGCCGCCACCAACCGGTACCTCAACAACGCCCGCGTCACCGTCAGCGGCACCAACGTCTCGGCGTTCACCAACGAATATGGCGAGTACCGGATCCACAACCTCCCGCCGGGCGAGGTGAGCCTCGATGTCTTCTACTCCGGCTTGCCGCCGCAAAACGTAAAGGTCCAGGTGCCGGCCGGCCAGGTCATCACCCAGGACGTCTCCCTCGGCCGCGCCGCCGACCAGCCCATCGTGCTGGAGGCCATGACCGTGAAATCCGGCCGCGAGACCAACCTCGCCGCCATCGCCGTCAACGAGCAGCGCTTCGCGCCGAACATCAAGACCGTGATCGAGAGCGACGCCTTCGGCGATGTGGCCGAGGGCAACGTCGGCGAGTTCCTGAAGTTCCTTCCCGGCGTCACGGTCGACTACGTCGCGGCCGACGTGCGCACCGTCTCCGTCCGCGGCTTCGGCGCCCAATTTTCCTCCGTGTACGTCGACGGCTTCCGCATGGCCAGCGCGGCGTCCGGCAGCGCCATCCGCGCGTTCGAGTTTGAGCAGGTCTCGATCAACAACGCCGCCCGCATCGAGGTGGCGAAGGTGCCCACCCCGGCGATGCCCGCCGACGCCTTGGGCGGCTCCGTGAACATGATCAGCAAAAACGCGTTCGAGCGCGAAGGCGCGCAGTTCAACTACCGCGCCTACGTGAACTTCAACAGCGAGGATCCCAAGCCGTTCGACAAGTCCCCCGGCCCCAGCAAGAAGCCGACCTACAAGGTTCTCCCCGGCGCCGACTTCGACCTGACGCTCCCGCTCTCCAAGAACGTCGGCCTCGTCGTCACCGGCCTCACCTCGAACCAGTTCAACGAGCAGCACCGTTCCCAGCCGCAGTGGAACTACGCGCAGGGCGGCGGCACGTACACGCCGACCGGCGGCGGCGCCGTCACGCTGCCCACCGCCACCGCGACGAACCCGTACCTGCAGCAGTACCAGATGCAGGACGGCCCCAAGAACTCGTTCCGCGATTCCTTCAGCGCCAAGGTCGACTGGCGCATCTCTCCCGAGTCCACTTTCTGGGCGGGCTACCAGTTCAACTGGTATCACTCCTTCTTCGGCAACCGTAACCTCACTTGGGAGGCCGGCACCAACGGCGCCCCGACCACCGCCGCCGGCACGCCCCTCGCCTGGGGCCCCGGCTTCACCGAGAGCGCCAGCGGCCGCGGCTCCGTCCGGCATGGCACCTCCTTCCGCGACAAGTACGGCCAGGCCAACGCGCTCCTCGCCAAGTATCGCTACAACGGCCGCACCTGGGAGTTTGACGCCGGCGCCGGCTACTCGACCTCGAAGAGCTGGTACCGTGACACCGGCGACGACCATTTCTCCGAAGTGCGCACCACGCTGCAGGGCGTGTCCCGGGTCCTCTTCTCCGACTACCGCGAGGACCGCCCCAACACGATCCGGGCCGTCACCGCCGCCGGCGCCGACATCGACCCGTACAACCTGGCGAACTACCGGCTGAATACCGTGCGCTCCAACCCGCTCGACGCCCGCGACGAGTTCACCAATGCCCACGCCAACGTCGCGCGCGAGCTGAACTTCCTCCCCTTCACCGCGAAACTCCGCGGCGGCATCGACGTGCGCCGCCAGGACCGCGATATCCAGCGGTACGACACGACGTGGAACTTCGTCGGGCCCGACGGCGTCGCCAACTCGGCCGATGACAATGCCGCCACGTTCCTCGATGAGAGCTACGGCCCGTATTCGGGCTGGGGCTTCGACAACGTGCAATGGCCCTCCCCCCACGCGCTGTACGACGCGTTCAAGAACACGTCGGCGTGGTTCGTCCAGACCGCCGACCAGGCGCGCAACGCCGAGCGCTTCCGCATCCAGAACTCGCAGCGGCTGCGCGAGACCATCTCGGCCGCCTACCTCCAAGCCGAGGCCAAGCTGCTGAACAACCGGCTGACGCTCGTCGGCGGCGTGCGCTTCGAGAAGACCGAGGACCGCGGCAACGGTCCGCTCACGCCCACGCCCGGTCTTACCCTCGCCGACGTCCGGGCCAACTGGCGCGAACGCGGCCTGCACGTCGACGAGTCGTACGACGGCTACTACCCGAGCCTCCACGCCACGTACGAGATCACGCCGGACCTTCTCGTCCGCGCCGCGTATGCCGCCACCCTCGGCCGCCCCGACTTCGGCAACATCCTGCCGCTCGTCCGCGCCAACCTCACCTCGACCCAGGCCAACGACGGCGTCGGCGACCTCGATCCCGGCCTCATCCGCTACAACAACACCGAGCTGAAGCCGTACGAGGCCGACAACTACGACGTCTCCCTCGAGTACTACTTCCGCAACGGCGGCCTCGCCAGCGTGGGCCTGTTCCGCAAGGACATCGATGGCTTCTTCGAAACCCGGCAGCGCGCGGCCACGCTGGCCGATTTCACCGCGCTCGGGCTCGACCCGTCGCTCATGGAGCCCGGCGTCAACTACGTCGTCGCGTCGACCTTCAACTCGGCCAGCATGGCGCGCATTACCGGCGTGGAATTGAACTTCCGCCTGCCGCTGACGTTCATCCCGCGGTTCGGCGAGTACCTGACCTTCTTCGCCAACGCGACGAAGCTCGACCTCGACGGCTCCGCCCAGGCCGACTTCCGCGGGTTCATCGAGGAGTCCGCCAACGCCGGCATCACCTACAGCCGGAATCCGCTCACGCTCCGGATCAACGCGAACTTCCGCGGCCGGCAGATCAACTCCCCGCAGGGCGGCGGCGTGTATGGGACCGGCGCCGGCTTCAACGAGTACTACGCCGCCCGGGTGAACTTCGACGTCAACGTCGAGTACCGGCTCAGCCGCAAGCTCGCCCTCTTCGGCAACGTGCGGAATATCTTCAACGAGCCGCAGGACCTCGAACGCTATAACAGCGTCTCACCCGGCTACGCCCGGCTCTACCGTCGCGAGAAGTTCGGCGCCCAGATCACCCTCGGCGTGAAAGGCACCTTCTAG
- a CDS encoding LacI family DNA-binding transcriptional regulator, whose product MIRSTAEFARHVGLARTTVSRVLNGQPGLKAKTIERVQRALAETGFTPNAHAVHLKGKRTSMIGICMEDLATPPAVRKLAVLQRVLRMRGFSSLIEVFTPGAGRDVVRHFQSLRVEAVVFIGHFHREEMEARIAELTAAGTPHVVIDHYGLKGANTVTLDRAAGMEAVVAHLYDLGHRRFGLLGVTKGPTSRIDRLTGIHTALRDRRLDFDACVVSLDHLHERRNDFDYGRALAGSFVRHPGRPTAFLGYNDEIAIGALRGFQEAGLKVPRDVSLTGFNNQDICHMTWPTLTTVDQNIDTTVEEAAEVLISQLGKPLRPRPVVRTIAPLLVVGESTAEAKKAEGLKAER is encoded by the coding sequence GTGATTCGTTCCACCGCTGAGTTTGCGCGCCATGTCGGCCTGGCGCGCACGACGGTCTCCCGTGTCCTGAACGGCCAGCCGGGGCTCAAGGCGAAGACGATCGAACGCGTGCAGCGGGCGCTGGCAGAGACCGGGTTCACCCCCAACGCGCATGCGGTGCACCTGAAAGGCAAGCGCACCTCGATGATCGGCATCTGCATGGAGGACCTGGCGACGCCGCCGGCGGTGCGGAAGCTGGCGGTGCTGCAGCGGGTGCTGCGGATGCGCGGGTTCTCCTCACTGATCGAGGTGTTCACGCCAGGCGCGGGGCGGGACGTGGTGCGGCACTTCCAGTCGCTGCGGGTCGAGGCGGTGGTGTTCATCGGCCATTTTCACCGCGAGGAGATGGAGGCGCGCATCGCCGAGCTCACGGCGGCAGGCACGCCGCACGTCGTCATCGACCACTATGGGCTGAAAGGGGCGAACACGGTGACGCTCGATCGCGCGGCGGGCATGGAGGCCGTGGTCGCGCACCTGTACGACCTGGGCCACCGGAGATTCGGTCTGCTCGGCGTGACGAAGGGACCGACGAGCCGGATCGACCGGCTGACGGGAATTCACACCGCATTGCGCGACCGCCGGTTGGATTTCGACGCGTGCGTCGTATCGCTCGATCACCTGCACGAGCGACGCAACGACTTCGACTACGGGCGGGCGCTGGCGGGGAGCTTTGTGCGCCACCCCGGCCGGCCGACGGCGTTCCTCGGCTACAACGACGAGATCGCGATTGGCGCGCTCCGCGGCTTCCAGGAGGCGGGGCTGAAGGTGCCGCGCGATGTCTCGCTGACCGGGTTCAACAACCAGGATATCTGCCACATGACGTGGCCGACGCTCACGACGGTGGATCAGAACATCGATACGACCGTCGAGGAGGCGGCCGAGGTGCTGATCTCGCAGCTCGGCAAACCGCTGCGCCCCCGGCCCGTGGTGCGGACGATTGCGCCGCTACTGGTGGTGGGCGAGTCGACGGCGGAGGCCAAAAAGGCTGAAGGGCTGAAAGCTGAACGCTGA
- the kduD gene encoding 2-dehydro-3-deoxy-D-gluconate 5-dehydrogenase KduD → MSSILDSFKLNGKTALVTGAARGLGQGMALALAEAGADIVAVDILPADDTRKQVEAMGRKCATLAANLSDRSAIGTVVEEAKKFSSHLDILVNCAGIIRREDFDKFSEKDWDDVMGININAVFFLSQKFVQAALARQGKAKIINIASMLSFQGGIRVPSYTASKSAVQGLTRLIANEMASKGINCNAIAPGYMATDNTAPLRADANRSASILDRIPAGRWGTPDDLKGAVVFLASPASDYINGYTIAVDGGWLAR, encoded by the coding sequence ATGAGTTCAATCCTCGACAGCTTTAAACTGAACGGAAAGACCGCCCTCGTGACCGGCGCCGCCCGCGGCCTCGGCCAGGGGATGGCCCTCGCGCTGGCCGAAGCCGGCGCCGACATCGTCGCCGTCGACATCCTCCCGGCCGACGACACCCGCAAACAGGTCGAGGCCATGGGCCGCAAGTGCGCCACCCTCGCCGCCAACCTCAGCGACCGCAGCGCCATCGGCACCGTCGTCGAGGAGGCCAAGAAGTTCTCCAGTCACCTCGATATCCTCGTGAACTGCGCCGGCATCATCCGCCGCGAGGACTTCGACAAGTTCAGCGAGAAGGACTGGGACGACGTGATGGGGATCAACATCAACGCCGTGTTCTTCCTCAGCCAGAAGTTCGTGCAGGCCGCCCTCGCCCGCCAGGGCAAGGCGAAGATCATCAACATCGCCTCGATGCTCTCCTTCCAGGGTGGCATCCGCGTGCCGTCCTACACCGCCTCCAAGAGCGCGGTCCAGGGCCTCACGCGCCTGATCGCGAACGAGATGGCCAGCAAGGGCATCAACTGCAACGCGATCGCCCCCGGCTACATGGCGACCGACAACACCGCGCCCCTGCGCGCCGATGCCAATCGCTCCGCGTCGATCCTCGATCGTATCCCGGCCGGCCGCTGGGGCACCCCGGACGACCTCAAGGGCGCCGTGGTCTTCCTCGCGTCCCCCGCCTCGGACTACATCAACGGCTACACCATCGCCGTCGACGGTGGCTGGCTCGCGCGCTAA